A DNA window from Pungitius pungitius chromosome 1, fPunPun2.1, whole genome shotgun sequence contains the following coding sequences:
- the LOC119223622 gene encoding ral GTPase-activating protein subunit beta-like isoform X6, whose protein sequence is MYSEWRSLQLVVQSDQGHLSVLHTYPTSVGTEVANAVVKPLGTAVSPVATENILKTDKEVKWTMEVLCYGLTLPLEGDTVKLCVDVYTDWMMALVSPRDSMPQPVVKEPNMYVQTILKHLYNVFVPRPEQHSLNHIRLCQQVLTAVQKLARESVSMVRETWEVLLLFLLRINDTLLAPPTIGVGVAEKLAEKLVAVLFEVWLLACARCFPTPPYWKTSREMLANWRHHPPVVEQWSRVACALTSRLLHFTHGPSFPPFKVPEEDAGLIPPAMDHDCVAQTWYRFLHMLSNPVDLSNPAIVSTTPKFQEQFLNSSGLPHEVVLHPCLKQLPQIFFRAMRGISCLVDAFLGVSVEKRDVRERVFSFCPVLLYHGISRPRADSAPPTPVNRMSMSPPPSIANTTPPHSRKQRHTVVNKTTSKSSTGSGNQPTKASQQQQQQQQQQQQQQTSSSPTLLSSPNQSSWETRPLPAPARPKVNSILNLFGQWLFDAALVHCKLHSGLSRDPSMTAIATQVGHDLRRKGSQMSTDSMVSNPMFDANEFPESYEAGRAEACGTLCRIFCSKKTGEEILPVYLSRFYMILIQGLQISDFICRPVLASIILNSSSLFCTDLKGINVVVPYFIAALETIVPDRELSKFKMYVNPTDLRRASINILLAILPLPHHFGNIKSEVLLEGKFNEEDGWPHDQPVSFLSLRLRLVNVLIGALQTETDPTNTQLILGAMLNIVQDSALLESIGAQTETGSIDGSHATARSQSHSRTNSGISFSSGGSMEATSPDSERPAQALLRDYALPDTAAGLLVRSIHLVTQRLNSQWRQDMSISLAALELLAGLAKVKVGVDSADRKRAVSSICGYIVYQCSRPAPLQSRDLHSMIVAAFQFLCVWLTEHPDMLDEKDCLVEVLEIVELGISGSKSRQELEVRHKGEKEHNPASMRVKDAAEATLSCIMQVLGAFPSPSGTASTCSLLNEDTLIRYARLGATGASNFRYFVLDNSVILAMLEQPLGNEQNPSPSVTVLIRGTAGRHAWTMQLFHQPRGARANQRVFVPEGRPTPNNGVGIKYNVKQRPFPEEVDKIPLVKADVSIPDLDDIVSKELEVQHDKLRILMTKQTEYENTLERHSEEIWKCKPYPDPRTDCKPPSPSRQFQTARLFLSHFGFLSLEALKEPNNSRLPPHLIALESSLPGFSDDVSYLDLLPCRPFDTVFIFYVRAGQKSSPEILRNVESSSSVQPHFLEFVLSLGWPVDVGRHPGWTGHLDTSWSLNSYSDSNEINQTEDTATPEDTGGSVFNGEKKVLYYADALTEIAFVVPSLTESSEESSVHSDSTVEADTNVDVVPAPHKQPNLTLELFPNHSENLESAKKMSPLVKTKKSSTGKSFPPLGPETKVFVVWVERFDDIENFPLSDLLAETSTGLEASMSNSTSCRSGLLEKDVPLIFIQPLKTGLFRIRLHGAMGKFGMVIPLVDGMVVSRRALGFLVRQTVINVCRRKRLESDLYNPPHVRRKQKITEIVQRYRNKQLEPEFYTSLFHEVGEGKPHL, encoded by the exons ATGTATTCCGAGTGGCGCTCGCTGCAGTTGGTGGTGCAGAGTGACCAGGGCCACCTCAGCGTTCTGCACACCTATCCCACGAGCGTGGGCACGGAGGTGGCCAATGCAGTGGTCAAGCCTTTGGGCACAGCGGTGAGCCCCGTCGCCACAGAGAACATCCTCAAGACGGACAAGGAG GTAAAATGGACGATGGAGGTGCTGTGCTACGGCCTCACCCTCCCCCTGGAGGGGGACACCGTCAAGCTGTGTGTGGACGTGTACACAGACTGGATGATGGCCCTGGTGTCGCCCAGGGATTCCATGCCTCAGCCTGTGGTCAAGGAGCCCAATATGTACGTCCAGACCATCCTCAAACATCTCTACAACGTCTTTGTACCGAG GCCTGAACAACACAGTCTGAACCACATCAGGCTTTGCCAGCAGGTTCTCACGGCGGTCCAGAAACTGGCACGAGAGTCCGTTTCCATGGTGAGGGAAACGTGGGAGGTGCTGTTGCTGTTCCTGCTTCGCATCAACGACACATTACTGGCCCCTCCCACCATCGGAG TCGGGGTGGCTGAGAAATTAGCAGAGAAGTTGGTGGCTGTGCTGTTTGAGGTTTGGCTGCTAGCGTGCGCCCGCTGCTTTCCCACGCCACCTTATTGGAAGACGTCAAGGGAGATGCTGGCCAACTGGAGACACCACCCTCCTGTCGTAGAGCAGTGGAGCAGAGTGGCCTGCGCACTGACCTCCAG GCTGCTGCACTTCACCCACGGACCATCCTTTCCACCTTTTAAAGTTCCCGAGGAGGACGCCGGCCTGATCCCTCCCGCGATGGACCACGACTGTGTGGCACAGACGTGGTACCGCTTTCTCCACATGCTCAG CAACCCGGTGGACCTGAGCAACCCTGCGATAGTGAGCACCACTCCAAAATTCCAGGAACAGTTTCTCAACTCCAGCGGCTTGCCTCACGAAGTGGTGCTGCATCCGTGTTTGAAACAGCTGCCCCAGATTTTCTTCAGAGCCATGAGGGGCATCAGCTGCTTAGTGGATGCCTTCTTAG GTGTCTCTGTTGAAAAGAGAGACGTACGGGAGAGGGTGTTCTCTTTTTGTCCAGTGCTGCTCTATCATG GTATATCACGCCCCAGAGCGGACAGTGCTCCGCCCACCCCAGTCAACAGAATGAGCATGTCTCCGCCCCCCTCCATCGCCAACACCACGCCCCCTCACAGCCGCAAGCAACGGCACACGGTGGTCAACAAAACCACGAGCAAGAGCTCAACT GGCAGCGGTAATCAACCAACCAAAgcatcccagcagcagcagcagcagcaacagcagcagcaacagcagcagacgtcctcctctcccactctGCTGTCCAGTCCCAATCAGAGCAGCTGGGAGACTCGGCCCCTGCCGGCCCCAGCGCGGCCAAAGGTCAACAGCATCCTCAATCTTTTCGGCCAGTGGCTTTTTGACGCCGCGCTGGTCCACTGTAAGCTCCACAGCGGCCTCAGCCGAGACCCCAGCATGACCG CGATCGCCACCCAAGTAGGCCACGACCTGAGGAGGAAGGGTTCCCAAATGTCCACCGACTCCATGGTGTCCAACCCCATGTTCGACGCTAACGAGTTCCCCGAGAGCTACGAGGCGGGACGAGCCGAGGCCTGCGGAACTCTCTGCCGCATCTTCTGTAGCAAAAAAACTGGAGAGGAAATCCTGCCCGTTTACCTGTCCAG gtTCTACATGATCCTGATTCAGGGTCTCCAGATCTCAGATTTTATCTGTAGACCAGTTCTGGCTTCCATCATTCTcaactcctcctctctcttctgcaCTGACCTGAAGGGCATCAATGTGGTGGTCCCCTACTTCATAGCTGCGCTGGAGACTATAGTGCCGGACAG GGAGCTGTCCAAGTTCAAGATGTATGTAAATCCCACCGACCTGAGGCGAGCCTCCATCAACATCCTGCTTGCCATTCTGCCATTGCCGCACCATTTTGGCAACATCAAATcagag GTTCTGTTGGAAGGAAAGTTCAATGAGGAGGATGGGTGGCCTCATGACCAGCCCGTGTCCTTCCTGTCCCTGAGACTACGTCTCGTCAATGTCCTTATAGGAGCACTTCAGACGGAGACGGACCCCACCAACACACAGCTCATTCTGG GTGCAATGCTAAATATCGTTCAAGACTCTGCGCTGCTGGAGTCCATAGGTGCTCAGACCGAAACG GGGAGCATCGACGGGAGCCACGCGACCGCGAGGAGCCAGAGTCACAGCCGCACCAACAGCGGCATTAGTTTCTCCAGCGGGGGCAGCATGGAGGCCACCAGCCCGGACTCCGAGCGCCCCGCCCAGGCCCTGCTTCGAGACTACG CTCTTCCAGATACGGCGGCAGGCCTGCTGGTGCGCAGCATCCACCTTGTCACTCAGAGACTCAACTCCCAGTGGCGGCAAGACATGAGCATTTCCCTGGCTGCCCTGGAGCTGCTGGCTGGGCTTGCCAAG GTGAAGGTGGGAGTGGACTCTGCCGACCGCAAACGTGCCGTCAGCTCAATATGTGGCTACATCGTGTACCAGTGTAGCCGCCCCGCTCCCCTCCAGTCTCGAGACCTCCACTCCATGATTGTCGCTGCCTTccagtttctgtgtgtgtggctcacaGAGCACCCTGACATGCTGGACGAAAAG GATTGCTTGGTGGAGGTTCTGGAGATCGTGGAGCTGGGGATCTCTGGCAGCAAGTCCCGACAGGAACTGGAGGTTCGTCATAAAGGGGAGAAGGAGCACAACCCAGCTTCCATGAGGGTGAAGGATGCCGCCGAGGCGACTCTGTCCTG TATCATGCAGGTGCTGGGTGCCTTCCCTTCCCCGAGCGGAACCGCCTCCACCTGCAGCCTACTGAACGAAGACACCCTGATTCGCTACGCCCGACTCGGCGCCACAGGAGCCAGCAACTTCCGCTACTTCGTCCTGGACAACTCGGTGATCCTCGCCATGCTGGAGCAGCCTCTCGGCAACGAGCAGA ACCCCAGTCCATCAGTGACGGTTCTGATCCGAGGGACGGCTGGCAGACATGCCTGGACCATGCAGCTCTTCCACCAACCCAGAGGAGCTCGGGCCAATCAGAGA GTGTTTGTTCCTGAGGGCCGTCCGACACCCAACAACGGCGTGGGCATCAAGTACAACGTCAAGCAGAGGCCCTTCCCTGAAGAGGTCGATAAGATACCGCTTGTCAAAGCTGATGTCAGTATTCCTGACTTGGACGACATTGTGAGCAAAGAG CTGGAAGTTCAGCATGACAAGCTTCGTATTCTGATGACCAAGCAGACTGAGTATGAGAACACCTTGGAGCGACACAGCGAGGAAATCTGGAAGTGCAAGCCTTACCCCGACCCACGGACGGACTGCAAACCTCCTTCACCCTCGCGGCAGTTCCAGACGGcccgcctcttcctctcccacttTGGCTTTCTGTCTCTGGAGGCGCTCAAG GAGCCCAACAACAGTCGTCTACCTCCTCATCTGATTGCCCTGGAGTCATCGCTGCCAGGGTTTTCCGATGACGTCAGTTACCTGGACTTGCTTCCCTGCCGTCCATTCGACACCGTCTTTATTTTCTATGTGAGGGCCGGACAGAAAAGCAGCCCTGAG ATCCTGAGGAATGTGGAGTCATCCTCCAGTGTCCAGCCCCACTTTTTGGAGTTTGTCTTGTCCTTGGGCTGGCCTGTGGACGTGGGACGCCACCCAGGGTGGACAGGACACCTGGACACCAGTTGGTCCCTCAACTCCTACTCCGACAGCAACGAAATAAACCAAACAG AGGACACAGCCACTCCTGAGGACACCGGAGGCTCCGTGTTCAACGGGGAGAAGAAGGTTTTGTACTACGCCGATGCCCTGACGGAGATCGCCTTCGTCGTTCCATCTTTAACTGAGAGCTCGG AGGAGTCCTCGGTGCACAGCGACTCCACAGTGGAGGCAGACACCAACGTGGACGTTGTGCCGGCTCCACACAAACAACCCAATCTCACCCTGGAGCTGTTCCCCAACCATTCTGAAAACCTGGAGTCGGCCAAAAAG ATGAGTCCGTTGGTGAAGACCAAGAAGTCATCGACTGGTAAATCTTTCCCACCGCTGGGTCCTGAGACAAAGGTGTTTGTGGTCTGGGTGGAGCGCTTTGATGACATTG agaACTTCCCCTTGTCTGATCTTTTGGCGGAAACCAGCACAGGCTTAGAAGCCAGCATGAGCAACAGCACTTCCTGCAG GTCAGGCTTACTAGAGAAGGACGTTCCTCTGATCTTCATCCAGCCCCTGAAGACGGGGCTCTTTAGGATCCGGCTGCATGGAGCCATGGGTAAATTTGGCATGGTGATTCCCCTGGTGGACGGCATGGTGGTCAGCCGCAGAGCGCTAG GGTTTCTGGTGCGCCAAACGGTCATCAACGTGTGCCGGCGGAAGCGCCTGGAAAGTGACTTGTACAACCCGCCTCACGTGCGGCGGAAGCAGAAAATAACGGAAATCGTCCAGCGTTACCGCAACAAGCAGCTGGAGCCCGAGTTTTACACCTCGCTCTTCCACGAGGTGGGGGAGGGAAAGCCTCACCTCTAA
- the LOC119223622 gene encoding ral GTPase-activating protein subunit beta-like isoform X4 yields the protein MYSEWRSLQLVVQSDQGHLSVLHTYPTSVGTEVANAVVKPLGTAVSPVATENILKTDKEVKWTMEVLCYGLTLPLEGDTVKLCVDVYTDWMMALVSPRDSMPQPVVKEPNMYVQTILKHLYNVFVPRPEQHSLNHIRLCQQVLTAVQKLARESVSMVRETWEVLLLFLLRINDTLLAPPTIGVGVAEKLAEKLVAVLFEVWLLACARCFPTPPYWKTSREMLANWRHHPPVVEQWSRVACALTSRLLHFTHGPSFPPFKVPEEDAGLIPPAMDHDCVAQTWYRFLHMLSNPVDLSNPAIVSTTPKFQEQFLNSSGLPHEVVLHPCLKQLPQIFFRAMRGISCLVDAFLGVSVEKRDVRERVFSFCPVLLYHGISRPRADSAPPTPVNRMSMSPPPSIANTTPPHSRKQRHTVVNKTTSKSSTGSGNQPTKASQQQQQQQQQQQQQQTSSSPTLLSSPNQSSWETRPLPAPARPKVNSILNLFGQWLFDAALVHCKLHSGLSRDPSMTASFIQILLSYKSSIATQVGHDLRRKGSQMSTDSMVSNPMFDANEFPESYEAGRAEACGTLCRIFCSKKTGEEILPVYLSRFYMILIQGLQISDFICRPVLASIILNSSSLFCTDLKGINVVVPYFIAALETIVPDRELSKFKMYVNPTDLRRASINILLAILPLPHHFGNIKSEVLLEGKFNEEDGWPHDQPVSFLSLRLRLVNVLIGALQTETDPTNTQLILGAMLNIVQDSALLESIGAQTETGSIDGSHATARSQSHSRTNSGISFSSGGSMEATSPDSERPAQALLRDYDTAAGLLVRSIHLVTQRLNSQWRQDMSISLAALELLAGLAKVKVGVDSADRKRAVSSICGYIVYQCSRPAPLQSRDLHSMIVAAFQFLCVWLTEHPDMLDEKDCLVEVLEIVELGISGSKSRQELEVRHKGEKEHNPASMRVKDAAEATLSCIMQVLGAFPSPSGTASTCSLLNEDTLIRYARLGATGASNFRYFVLDNSVILAMLEQPLGNEQNPSPSVTVLIRGTAGRHAWTMQLFHQPRGARANQRVFVPEGRPTPNNGVGIKYNVKQRPFPEEVDKIPLVKADVSIPDLDDIVSKELEVQHDKLRILMTKQTEYENTLERHSEEIWKCKPYPDPRTDCKPPSPSRQFQTARLFLSHFGFLSLEALKEPNNSRLPPHLIALESSLPGFSDDVSYLDLLPCRPFDTVFIFYVRAGQKSSPEILRNVESSSSVQPHFLEFVLSLGWPVDVGRHPGWTGHLDTSWSLNSYSDSNEINQTEDTATPEDTGGSVFNGEKKVLYYADALTEIAFVVPSLTESSEESSVHSDSTVEADTNVDVVPAPHKQPNLTLELFPNHSENLESAKKMSPLVKTKKSSTGKSFPPLGPETKVFVVWVERFDDIENFPLSDLLAETSTGLEASMSNSTSCRSGLLEKDVPLIFIQPLKTGLFRIRLHGAMGKFGMVIPLVDGMVVSRRALGFLVRQTVINVCRRKRLESDLYNPPHVRRKQKITEIVQRYRNKQLEPEFYTSLFHEVGEGKPHL from the exons ATGTATTCCGAGTGGCGCTCGCTGCAGTTGGTGGTGCAGAGTGACCAGGGCCACCTCAGCGTTCTGCACACCTATCCCACGAGCGTGGGCACGGAGGTGGCCAATGCAGTGGTCAAGCCTTTGGGCACAGCGGTGAGCCCCGTCGCCACAGAGAACATCCTCAAGACGGACAAGGAG GTAAAATGGACGATGGAGGTGCTGTGCTACGGCCTCACCCTCCCCCTGGAGGGGGACACCGTCAAGCTGTGTGTGGACGTGTACACAGACTGGATGATGGCCCTGGTGTCGCCCAGGGATTCCATGCCTCAGCCTGTGGTCAAGGAGCCCAATATGTACGTCCAGACCATCCTCAAACATCTCTACAACGTCTTTGTACCGAG GCCTGAACAACACAGTCTGAACCACATCAGGCTTTGCCAGCAGGTTCTCACGGCGGTCCAGAAACTGGCACGAGAGTCCGTTTCCATGGTGAGGGAAACGTGGGAGGTGCTGTTGCTGTTCCTGCTTCGCATCAACGACACATTACTGGCCCCTCCCACCATCGGAG TCGGGGTGGCTGAGAAATTAGCAGAGAAGTTGGTGGCTGTGCTGTTTGAGGTTTGGCTGCTAGCGTGCGCCCGCTGCTTTCCCACGCCACCTTATTGGAAGACGTCAAGGGAGATGCTGGCCAACTGGAGACACCACCCTCCTGTCGTAGAGCAGTGGAGCAGAGTGGCCTGCGCACTGACCTCCAG GCTGCTGCACTTCACCCACGGACCATCCTTTCCACCTTTTAAAGTTCCCGAGGAGGACGCCGGCCTGATCCCTCCCGCGATGGACCACGACTGTGTGGCACAGACGTGGTACCGCTTTCTCCACATGCTCAG CAACCCGGTGGACCTGAGCAACCCTGCGATAGTGAGCACCACTCCAAAATTCCAGGAACAGTTTCTCAACTCCAGCGGCTTGCCTCACGAAGTGGTGCTGCATCCGTGTTTGAAACAGCTGCCCCAGATTTTCTTCAGAGCCATGAGGGGCATCAGCTGCTTAGTGGATGCCTTCTTAG GTGTCTCTGTTGAAAAGAGAGACGTACGGGAGAGGGTGTTCTCTTTTTGTCCAGTGCTGCTCTATCATG GTATATCACGCCCCAGAGCGGACAGTGCTCCGCCCACCCCAGTCAACAGAATGAGCATGTCTCCGCCCCCCTCCATCGCCAACACCACGCCCCCTCACAGCCGCAAGCAACGGCACACGGTGGTCAACAAAACCACGAGCAAGAGCTCAACT GGCAGCGGTAATCAACCAACCAAAgcatcccagcagcagcagcagcagcaacagcagcagcaacagcagcagacgtcctcctctcccactctGCTGTCCAGTCCCAATCAGAGCAGCTGGGAGACTCGGCCCCTGCCGGCCCCAGCGCGGCCAAAGGTCAACAGCATCCTCAATCTTTTCGGCCAGTGGCTTTTTGACGCCGCGCTGGTCCACTGTAAGCTCCACAGCGGCCTCAGCCGAGACCCCAGCATGACCG CCTCTTTTATCCAAATTCTCCTTTCTTACAAATCTT CGATCGCCACCCAAGTAGGCCACGACCTGAGGAGGAAGGGTTCCCAAATGTCCACCGACTCCATGGTGTCCAACCCCATGTTCGACGCTAACGAGTTCCCCGAGAGCTACGAGGCGGGACGAGCCGAGGCCTGCGGAACTCTCTGCCGCATCTTCTGTAGCAAAAAAACTGGAGAGGAAATCCTGCCCGTTTACCTGTCCAG gtTCTACATGATCCTGATTCAGGGTCTCCAGATCTCAGATTTTATCTGTAGACCAGTTCTGGCTTCCATCATTCTcaactcctcctctctcttctgcaCTGACCTGAAGGGCATCAATGTGGTGGTCCCCTACTTCATAGCTGCGCTGGAGACTATAGTGCCGGACAG GGAGCTGTCCAAGTTCAAGATGTATGTAAATCCCACCGACCTGAGGCGAGCCTCCATCAACATCCTGCTTGCCATTCTGCCATTGCCGCACCATTTTGGCAACATCAAATcagag GTTCTGTTGGAAGGAAAGTTCAATGAGGAGGATGGGTGGCCTCATGACCAGCCCGTGTCCTTCCTGTCCCTGAGACTACGTCTCGTCAATGTCCTTATAGGAGCACTTCAGACGGAGACGGACCCCACCAACACACAGCTCATTCTGG GTGCAATGCTAAATATCGTTCAAGACTCTGCGCTGCTGGAGTCCATAGGTGCTCAGACCGAAACG GGGAGCATCGACGGGAGCCACGCGACCGCGAGGAGCCAGAGTCACAGCCGCACCAACAGCGGCATTAGTTTCTCCAGCGGGGGCAGCATGGAGGCCACCAGCCCGGACTCCGAGCGCCCCGCCCAGGCCCTGCTTCGAGACTACG ATACGGCGGCAGGCCTGCTGGTGCGCAGCATCCACCTTGTCACTCAGAGACTCAACTCCCAGTGGCGGCAAGACATGAGCATTTCCCTGGCTGCCCTGGAGCTGCTGGCTGGGCTTGCCAAG GTGAAGGTGGGAGTGGACTCTGCCGACCGCAAACGTGCCGTCAGCTCAATATGTGGCTACATCGTGTACCAGTGTAGCCGCCCCGCTCCCCTCCAGTCTCGAGACCTCCACTCCATGATTGTCGCTGCCTTccagtttctgtgtgtgtggctcacaGAGCACCCTGACATGCTGGACGAAAAG GATTGCTTGGTGGAGGTTCTGGAGATCGTGGAGCTGGGGATCTCTGGCAGCAAGTCCCGACAGGAACTGGAGGTTCGTCATAAAGGGGAGAAGGAGCACAACCCAGCTTCCATGAGGGTGAAGGATGCCGCCGAGGCGACTCTGTCCTG TATCATGCAGGTGCTGGGTGCCTTCCCTTCCCCGAGCGGAACCGCCTCCACCTGCAGCCTACTGAACGAAGACACCCTGATTCGCTACGCCCGACTCGGCGCCACAGGAGCCAGCAACTTCCGCTACTTCGTCCTGGACAACTCGGTGATCCTCGCCATGCTGGAGCAGCCTCTCGGCAACGAGCAGA ACCCCAGTCCATCAGTGACGGTTCTGATCCGAGGGACGGCTGGCAGACATGCCTGGACCATGCAGCTCTTCCACCAACCCAGAGGAGCTCGGGCCAATCAGAGA GTGTTTGTTCCTGAGGGCCGTCCGACACCCAACAACGGCGTGGGCATCAAGTACAACGTCAAGCAGAGGCCCTTCCCTGAAGAGGTCGATAAGATACCGCTTGTCAAAGCTGATGTCAGTATTCCTGACTTGGACGACATTGTGAGCAAAGAG CTGGAAGTTCAGCATGACAAGCTTCGTATTCTGATGACCAAGCAGACTGAGTATGAGAACACCTTGGAGCGACACAGCGAGGAAATCTGGAAGTGCAAGCCTTACCCCGACCCACGGACGGACTGCAAACCTCCTTCACCCTCGCGGCAGTTCCAGACGGcccgcctcttcctctcccacttTGGCTTTCTGTCTCTGGAGGCGCTCAAG GAGCCCAACAACAGTCGTCTACCTCCTCATCTGATTGCCCTGGAGTCATCGCTGCCAGGGTTTTCCGATGACGTCAGTTACCTGGACTTGCTTCCCTGCCGTCCATTCGACACCGTCTTTATTTTCTATGTGAGGGCCGGACAGAAAAGCAGCCCTGAG ATCCTGAGGAATGTGGAGTCATCCTCCAGTGTCCAGCCCCACTTTTTGGAGTTTGTCTTGTCCTTGGGCTGGCCTGTGGACGTGGGACGCCACCCAGGGTGGACAGGACACCTGGACACCAGTTGGTCCCTCAACTCCTACTCCGACAGCAACGAAATAAACCAAACAG AGGACACAGCCACTCCTGAGGACACCGGAGGCTCCGTGTTCAACGGGGAGAAGAAGGTTTTGTACTACGCCGATGCCCTGACGGAGATCGCCTTCGTCGTTCCATCTTTAACTGAGAGCTCGG AGGAGTCCTCGGTGCACAGCGACTCCACAGTGGAGGCAGACACCAACGTGGACGTTGTGCCGGCTCCACACAAACAACCCAATCTCACCCTGGAGCTGTTCCCCAACCATTCTGAAAACCTGGAGTCGGCCAAAAAG ATGAGTCCGTTGGTGAAGACCAAGAAGTCATCGACTGGTAAATCTTTCCCACCGCTGGGTCCTGAGACAAAGGTGTTTGTGGTCTGGGTGGAGCGCTTTGATGACATTG agaACTTCCCCTTGTCTGATCTTTTGGCGGAAACCAGCACAGGCTTAGAAGCCAGCATGAGCAACAGCACTTCCTGCAG GTCAGGCTTACTAGAGAAGGACGTTCCTCTGATCTTCATCCAGCCCCTGAAGACGGGGCTCTTTAGGATCCGGCTGCATGGAGCCATGGGTAAATTTGGCATGGTGATTCCCCTGGTGGACGGCATGGTGGTCAGCCGCAGAGCGCTAG GGTTTCTGGTGCGCCAAACGGTCATCAACGTGTGCCGGCGGAAGCGCCTGGAAAGTGACTTGTACAACCCGCCTCACGTGCGGCGGAAGCAGAAAATAACGGAAATCGTCCAGCGTTACCGCAACAAGCAGCTGGAGCCCGAGTTTTACACCTCGCTCTTCCACGAGGTGGGGGAGGGAAAGCCTCACCTCTAA